From Natronolimnobius sp. AArcel1, one genomic window encodes:
- a CDS encoding metal-dependent hydrolase: MADVFTHAIAGFIIGVGLSWWVDWMRPAHVSLVVLGAIAPDFIKIYLVIPDAVVATTLGIPFSWDPLHRLGGSVVMALLCALVLAPQYRAQAIALFLLGAASHHVLDMALVNPSGYSYDVLWPLSSYHPPSPNLYRSSDRWPAIIATLLAISVWYLRYQWPRRSSSTGDLNT, from the coding sequence ATGGCGGATGTCTTCACCCACGCCATCGCCGGTTTCATCATCGGCGTCGGCCTCTCCTGGTGGGTCGACTGGATGCGGCCAGCCCACGTTTCGCTCGTTGTGCTCGGCGCTATTGCACCGGATTTCATCAAAATCTACCTCGTCATCCCCGATGCAGTGGTCGCAACAACACTCGGAATCCCGTTCTCGTGGGACCCACTGCACAGGCTCGGAGGCTCCGTCGTCATGGCGCTGCTCTGTGCACTCGTCCTCGCACCCCAATATCGCGCCCAGGCGATCGCCCTCTTCCTGCTCGGGGCTGCGTCCCACCACGTGCTAGACATGGCGCTCGTCAACCCGTCGGGCTACTCGTACGACGTCCTCTGGCCGCTCTCGAGCTACCACCCACCCTCCCCCAATCTCTACCGCAGCAGCGATCGATGGCCCGCGATCATCGCAACGCTGCTTGCTATCAGCGTCTGGTATCTTCGATACCAGTGGCCACGGCGGTCTTCATCTACAGGAGATCTGAATACCTAA
- a CDS encoding RNA-guided endonuclease TnpB family protein encodes MADGYLRRTAITRPILTTEQQDLLDATIDEWKAACNISSRIGWEHGETRKTSLQDLAYDKVLGETRLGSQHAILATHQAAAALDGVEAIEDLDEHYKTSRPEFSSNTVKYDTRTMTLFDDGSVSLSTVDSRIQCDLNLPDEVDGYQHEYINDDEWEVTESTLSKRDGEYYLHIGFRKDKPEKQVEIQDDDEDRTVLGVDLGIVNIATTSTAYFASGRELRHQHREFERIRGNIQQTGTQSAHRTIQQMSGRESRYLRDELHQAANRILEEARTHDCEYIAFENLKHIRERAPPIKEFHQWAHRQLVDLVEYKAEAEGISVEFVNPKNTSRRCPECGHTSKGNRVRQAEFECESCEATQNADYVGAKNVGWRFVRRGLQSSRRTGDSQLALKSGTVTPNRGFVPSD; translated from the coding sequence GTGGCAGACGGCTACCTGAGACGTACCGCAATCACCCGCCCTATTCTCACCACCGAGCAACAGGACTTGCTCGATGCCACCATCGATGAGTGGAAAGCTGCCTGCAACATCAGCAGTCGAATAGGATGGGAACACGGTGAGACGCGGAAAACTTCCCTCCAAGACCTTGCCTACGACAAGGTGTTAGGGGAAACACGTCTCGGAAGTCAACATGCAATTCTCGCCACTCATCAGGCCGCAGCCGCGCTTGATGGTGTCGAAGCAATCGAAGACCTTGATGAACACTACAAAACGTCTCGACCGGAGTTCAGCAGTAACACGGTGAAATACGACACGCGGACGATGACGCTGTTCGATGACGGGTCTGTTTCGCTCTCCACGGTCGATAGTCGGATTCAGTGTGATCTGAACCTCCCTGACGAAGTAGACGGTTATCAACACGAATACATTAACGACGACGAGTGGGAAGTAACGGAGTCTACGCTGTCGAAGCGCGATGGCGAATACTATCTCCACATCGGGTTTCGCAAAGACAAGCCCGAGAAACAGGTCGAAATACAGGATGACGACGAGGACAGGACAGTTCTCGGCGTTGACCTCGGCATCGTCAACATCGCCACCACCAGCACGGCGTACTTCGCGTCGGGGAGGGAACTTCGACACCAGCATCGAGAGTTCGAGCGGATTCGCGGCAACATTCAGCAGACCGGTACACAATCTGCCCATCGAACGATTCAGCAGATGAGCGGAAGGGAGTCACGGTATCTTCGTGACGAACTCCATCAAGCCGCTAACCGGATTCTCGAAGAAGCACGCACACACGACTGCGAATACATCGCGTTCGAGAACCTGAAACATATCCGAGAGCGTGCGCCGCCCATCAAGGAGTTCCACCAGTGGGCACACCGACAACTCGTTGACCTCGTGGAGTACAAGGCCGAAGCCGAAGGGATAAGCGTCGAGTTTGTCAATCCGAAGAATACGAGTCGGCGGTGCCCGGAGTGTGGGCACACAAGTAAGGGGAACCGGGTGCGACAGGCGGAGTTCGAGTGTGAGTCGTGCGAAGCGACTCAGAATGCGGATTACGTAGGTGCGAAGAATGTTGGGTGGCGGTTTGTCCGTCGTGGGCTACAGTCCTCGCGGCGGACGGGCGACAGTCAACTCGCCCTGAAGTCAGGAACGGTGACGCCAAATCGGGGATTTGTCCCGTCCGACTAA
- the aglM gene encoding UDP-glucose 6-dehydrogenase AglM, protein MHITVIGSGYVGTTIAACFADLGHEVTAIDIDEEIVNTLNDGRAPITEPGLDDLLETHAGDRLTATTSYDAVPDSDVTFLAIGTPSNNDGSIDLSALEAAAEATGDALANKTDRHLVVIKSTVTPPSIPATLEPAIHSGANENDAIEVGMNPEFLREGSAVTDFQQPDKLVFGTQSEWATERLHNVFEPLLEHHDAPVVETDPETASMIKYANNAFLASKISLVNDLGNICKEFDLDAYEVMDAIGLDDRISERFLRSGVGWGGSCFPKDVNAIIAAAQAVDYDPAVLEGTVEVNDRQPNRMLECLMSHVNPEDARIAVLGLAFKPNTDDIRNSRAIPVIDALQSRGANVAAYDPVAADEMSHKFPDIEYAESAADALEGADGALVVTDWDEFSELDEEFDAMATPVVVDGRRCIERRNGIIYEGLTW, encoded by the coding sequence CGACGAGGAGATCGTCAATACCCTCAACGACGGACGTGCACCGATCACCGAACCAGGATTGGATGACCTCCTCGAGACCCACGCCGGAGACCGGCTCACCGCGACCACGTCCTACGACGCAGTTCCCGACTCCGACGTCACCTTTCTCGCAATTGGCACGCCGTCGAACAATGACGGGAGTATCGATCTAAGTGCACTCGAGGCAGCCGCCGAAGCAACTGGAGACGCACTCGCAAACAAAACCGACCGTCACCTGGTCGTCATCAAGAGTACAGTTACGCCACCGAGCATTCCGGCCACCCTCGAGCCGGCAATTCACAGCGGAGCAAACGAGAACGACGCCATCGAGGTCGGGATGAATCCTGAATTCCTCAGAGAAGGCAGCGCCGTCACCGATTTCCAGCAACCGGACAAACTCGTCTTCGGTACCCAATCTGAGTGGGCGACCGAGCGCCTGCACAACGTCTTCGAGCCGCTACTCGAGCACCACGACGCACCGGTCGTCGAGACCGATCCCGAGACAGCGTCGATGATCAAGTACGCGAACAACGCCTTCCTTGCCTCGAAAATATCACTGGTGAACGACCTCGGGAACATCTGCAAAGAGTTCGACCTCGATGCATACGAAGTGATGGATGCAATCGGCCTCGACGATCGCATCTCGGAGCGTTTCCTCCGCAGCGGCGTTGGCTGGGGTGGCTCCTGTTTCCCAAAAGACGTGAACGCGATCATTGCAGCCGCACAAGCAGTCGACTACGATCCAGCCGTACTCGAGGGAACCGTTGAGGTCAATGACCGCCAACCCAACCGGATGCTCGAGTGCCTAATGAGCCACGTCAATCCTGAGGACGCACGCATTGCAGTCCTTGGGCTTGCGTTCAAACCAAATACAGACGATATCCGGAACTCGAGGGCGATTCCAGTGATCGATGCACTCCAGTCTCGTGGCGCTAATGTCGCCGCCTACGATCCGGTCGCTGCTGACGAGATGTCCCACAAGTTCCCCGATATCGAGTACGCCGAGTCCGCCGCGGATGCACTCGAGGGGGCTGATGGCGCACTTGTCGTCACTGATTGGGATGAATTCAGCGAACTCGACGAAGAATTCGACGCAATGGCAACACCAGTCGTCGTTGACGGCCGTCGCTGCATCGAACGCCGTAACGGCATTATCTACGAGGGCTTGACCTGGTAA